One Polaribacter sp. SA4-12 genomic window carries:
- a CDS encoding S9 family peptidase — protein MKSTDAKIPVAIKEATKLEKHGDVRVDDYFWMRLSDEQKNAAEKDAHAQKVVSYLEEENAYYEEVTKLTKPFEGELFEEMKGRIKEDDSSVPYKDNGYFYITSYKIGNQYPIYSRKKENLEAKEEVLFDVNEMAKDFDYYQLGGLNISNDNKLVVFATDTVSRRQYFLRIKNLETGEIYKDIIDNTSGGSVWANDNKTIFYTKKDPVTLRSSSVYRHVLGTPTSEDVEVYHEKDDTFGTYVTKSKSDKYIIIGSYNTISTESQYLDADTPTGEFTMIQPRERDLEYNVSHFGEHFYLLTNKDNAINFKLMKTPIAKTSKENWVDVIPHREDTLLEDFSIFKDYLVLEERTNGLNKIRIKRWDNKEDYYLPFNEETYSVGVYANPDFDTDIIRYSYNSFTTPSSVIDFNMNDQSKEVKKEQEVLGGKFDKENYIGKRVWATTRDGKKVAISLVYHKDTELTSNTPVLQYAYGSYGYTIPDSFSTTRLSLLDRGFVYALAHIRGSEYLGREWYDDGKMLHKKNTFNDFVDCSQYLIDNNYTSPKHLYAMGGSAGGLLMGAIVNMNPELYNGIIASVPFVDVVSTMLDDSIPLTTGEYDEWGNPNDKEYYDYIKSYSPYDQVVPKDYPNILVTTGFHDSQVQYWEPAKWVAKLRDLKTDTNLLMLDTNMDAGHGGASGRFDALKETAKMYTFFLALEDKIGAVKIKS, from the coding sequence ATGAAAAGTACGGATGCAAAAATTCCTGTAGCAATTAAAGAAGCTACAAAATTAGAGAAACACGGAGATGTAAGAGTAGATGATTATTTTTGGATGCGTTTGTCTGATGAACAAAAAAATGCAGCAGAAAAGGATGCGCATGCTCAAAAAGTAGTTAGCTATTTAGAAGAAGAGAATGCTTATTATGAAGAGGTTACAAAGCTAACCAAACCATTTGAAGGAGAATTGTTCGAGGAAATGAAAGGTAGAATTAAAGAAGATGATTCTTCTGTGCCTTATAAAGACAATGGTTATTTTTATATTACAAGCTATAAGATTGGGAATCAATATCCTATATATAGCCGTAAAAAAGAAAACTTAGAAGCAAAAGAAGAAGTGCTTTTTGATGTAAACGAAATGGCAAAAGATTTCGATTACTATCAATTAGGAGGATTAAATATTTCTAATGATAATAAACTCGTGGTTTTTGCAACAGATACTGTAAGTAGAAGACAGTATTTTTTACGAATTAAAAACCTTGAAACTGGCGAAATTTATAAAGATATTATAGACAATACATCAGGTGGTTCTGTTTGGGCAAATGATAATAAAACTATTTTTTATACCAAAAAAGATCCTGTAACTTTACGTAGTTCTAGTGTGTATAGACATGTTTTAGGTACACCAACCTCTGAAGATGTAGAAGTGTATCATGAAAAAGACGATACCTTTGGTACCTATGTAACAAAATCTAAATCAGATAAATATATTATCATCGGTTCTTACAATACGATTTCTACAGAATCTCAATATTTAGATGCTGATACTCCAACGGGCGAATTTACAATGATTCAGCCAAGAGAAAGAGATTTAGAATACAATGTATCACATTTTGGAGAGCATTTTTACTTGTTAACCAATAAAGACAATGCCATCAATTTTAAGTTGATGAAAACGCCAATTGCTAAAACAAGTAAAGAAAATTGGGTAGATGTAATACCCCATAGAGAGGATACCTTATTAGAAGATTTTTCGATTTTTAAAGACTATTTAGTATTAGAAGAACGAACTAATGGTTTAAATAAAATAAGAATAAAACGTTGGGACAATAAAGAGGATTATTATTTGCCTTTTAACGAAGAAACCTATTCGGTAGGCGTATATGCAAACCCAGATTTTGATACCGATATTATTCGTTATTCCTACAATTCTTTTACTACACCAAGTTCGGTGATCGATTTTAATATGAACGATCAATCAAAAGAGGTTAAAAAAGAGCAAGAGGTTTTAGGAGGTAAATTTGATAAAGAAAATTATATAGGAAAACGTGTTTGGGCAACAACTAGAGACGGCAAAAAAGTAGCAATTTCTTTGGTGTACCATAAAGATACAGAGCTTACTAGTAACACACCTGTATTACAATATGCGTATGGTTCTTACGGATATACCATACCAGATAGTTTTTCTACCACACGTTTAAGTTTGTTAGACAGAGGTTTTGTATATGCTTTAGCACATATTCGTGGAAGCGAGTATTTAGGTAGAGAATGGTATGATGATGGTAAAATGTTGCACAAGAAAAATACCTTTAACGACTTTGTAGATTGTTCTCAATATTTAATTGATAACAACTACACATCACCAAAACATTTATATGCAATGGGTGGTTCTGCAGGAGGTTTGTTAATGGGCGCAATTGTAAATATGAACCCAGAATTGTATAACGGAATTATAGCTTCTGTACCTTTTGTTGATGTTGTTTCTACCATGTTAGATGATAGTATTCCTTTAACAACAGGTGAATATGACGAATGGGGAAACCCAAATGACAAGGAATATTACGATTATATAAAATCGTATTCACCTTATGATCAAGTGGTACCTAAAGACTACCCGAATATTTTGGTAACTACTGGTTTTCATGATTCACAAGTACAATATTGGGAGCCTGCAAAATGGGTTGCCAAACTACGTGACTTAAAAACGGATACTAATTTATTGATGCTAGATACCAATATGGATGCTGGCCATGGAGGCGCTTCTGGTCGTTTTGATGCCTTAAAAGAAACCGCTAAAATGTACACCTTCTTTTTAGCTTTAGAGGATAAAATAGGCGCTGTAAAAATTAAGTCTTAA
- a CDS encoding YbaB/EbfC family nucleoid-associated protein produces the protein MFGDLSGMMDSIKDAQKRVEETKTRLNSVLVDEVAADGKLKITLTANREIKAISIDNALLSDAEELEDYLILALNKAIEKATKINEAEMAVAAKSGMPNIPGMDMFK, from the coding sequence ATGTTTGGAGACTTATCTGGAATGATGGACAGCATTAAAGATGCGCAGAAAAGAGTAGAAGAAACAAAAACTAGATTAAACTCGGTTTTGGTTGATGAAGTTGCTGCTGATGGAAAACTAAAAATAACACTAACTGCAAATAGAGAAATTAAAGCGATTTCTATTGATAACGCACTACTTTCTGATGCTGAAGAATTAGAAGACTACTTAATTCTTGCTTTAAATAAAGCGATAGAAAAAGCAACAAAAATTAATGAAGCAGAAATGGCTGTTGCTGCTAAAAGCGGTATGCCAAACATACCAGGAATGGACATGTTTAAATAA
- a CDS encoding DUF2752 domain-containing protein: protein MLLIRGEFLLAYKMYPAIYTLLLFGFFLLINRKLKLKNSRKIIVTFAIINVLIIIVSYYIKMKPIFTI from the coding sequence ATGCTTTTAATTCGTGGTGAATTTTTGCTTGCATATAAAATGTATCCTGCAATTTACACCTTGCTATTATTTGGTTTTTTTTTATTGATCAATAGAAAATTGAAACTGAAAAACAGCCGCAAAATAATAGTAACATTCGCTATTATAAACGTCTTAATAATTATTGTTAGTTATTACATTAAAATGAAACCAATATTTACTATTTAA
- a CDS encoding CCC motif membrane protein: MERQELPNGKTALVLGILSLVTCICYGVIGLPLGIIAVVLGNKATKEFNENPENYNSVGNASTGKIMGIIGIIINTIFILTIVWILYKIGWDAIQDPALMEQRVDEIFGQ, from the coding sequence ATGGAAAGACAAGAATTACCAAACGGAAAAACGGCATTAGTACTCGGAATTTTATCATTAGTAACCTGTATTTGTTACGGAGTTATTGGATTGCCTTTAGGAATAATCGCAGTTGTTCTAGGTAACAAAGCAACGAAAGAGTTTAATGAGAATCCTGAAAATTATAATAGCGTAGGAAATGCTTCTACTGGAAAAATAATGGGAATTATAGGAATTATTATAAACACCATTTTCATTTTAACAATTGTATGGATTTTATACAAAATTGGTTGGGATGCAATTCAAGATCCAGCTCTAATGGAGCAAAGGGTCGATGAAATTTTTGGTCAATAA